In Fusarium poae strain DAOMC 252244 chromosome Unknown contig_2, whole genome shotgun sequence, a single genomic region encodes these proteins:
- a CDS encoding uncharacterized protein (TransMembrane:12 (i59-83o95-114i126-144o150-172i184-204o216-236i257-278o290-311i323-345o365-387i394-413o419-445i)) translates to MYEAMTTTHPSTLRPAPRPMDQSSLKGHIQVHLTVVDDDCSQVRAIDAIPSLSRLQRTVAIFQLCGVNLAWSVSNGLIIISLPRLTVDLNLPESLAFWPSSVQGLATASTLLLAGSVADVLGPRMVNLTGCIINGIFMISVGLVENGRQLVILRALQGIAIAMHLASSVALVSNTQPQGRSRNVSFACLGLSQLLGFTLGLIVGGVLVDSIGWRSGWYICGVVTLLLFVVGLWSLPKLELPGSFRSTLYSLRLKVDWVGTLLASALMALLSYFLSIIGTDVHRVKEVGSIVLLCLCFVIAPLFIGWMHFQVKRDKPALIPNGFWANSAFAAVCGTVALSFAALNSMDLMTSLYFQEIQHLSALDASIRIVPSAVVGLTLNLTTGFIVNRVPAVWLVNATTLLSSGSPLLMALMKPGWSYWTGAFLAQILLPFSFDILFTVGHLIITEAFPRESQSRAGAVFHTAAQFGNAVGLATTQAVSALFTKKHAHLEYSEALVTES, encoded by the exons ATGTATGAAGCGATGACCACCACACATCCTTCTACTCTCAGACCAGCACCGAGACCAATGGACCAATCGTCTCTTAAAGGTCACATTCAGGTCCACCTGACCGTCGTGGACGACGACTGCTCACAGGTTCGAGCTATCGATGCCATTCCGTCGTTGTCCCGCCTACAGAGAACAGTGGCTATATTCCAGCTTTGTGGCGTCAATCTTGCCTGGAGCGTCTCAAACGGGCTCATAATCATTAGCCTCCCGCGACTGACAGTAGACCTAAATCTGCCTGAGTCGCTTGCCTTTTGGCCGTCTTCAGTCCAAGGATTAGCTACAGCCTCCACGCTACTACTTGCAGGTAGCGTCGCCGACGTCCTGGGGCCGCGAATGGTGAACCTGACTGGATGTATAATCAATGGCATTTTCATGATCTCCGTCGGTCTTGTCGAGAACGGGAGACAGTTGGTTATTCTGCGGGCGCTGCAGGGTATTGCCATAGCCATGCACTTGGCCAGCTCTGTGGCTCTTGTGAGTAACACTCAACCGCAGGGCCGAAGCCGCAATGTATCCTTTGCTTGTCTAGGCCTGAGCCAGCTTCTGGGGTTTACTCTTGGTTTGATTGTAGGTGGTGTATTGGTCGATAGCATCGGGTGGCGTTCAGGATGGTATATTTGCGGCGTTGTGACTCTGCTCCTATTTGTCGTGGGTCTGTGGTCGCTGCCAAAATTAGAACTGCCTGGTTCTTTCCGAAGTACGCTGTATAGCTTGAGGCTCAAAGTCGACTGGGTAGGAACTCTACTTGCGTCCGCGCTCATGGCTCTGTTGTCTTACTTCCTATC CATTATCGGAACCGATGTTCATCGCGTCAAGGAAGTAGGCAGCATCGTGCTTCTATGTCTTTGTTTCGTGATTGCGCCCCTCTTCATCGGTTGGATGCACTTTCAAGTCAAAAGAGATAAGCCAGCGCTGATTCCCAATGGTTTCTGGGCGAATAGTGCGTTTGCAGCCGTCTGTGGCACCGTAGCTTTGTCCTTCGCGGCGTTGAACTCTATGGACCTCATGACTAGCCTTTA TTTTCAGGAAATCCAGCATCTCTCGGCTCTTGATGCGTCTATTCGGATCGTCCCCAGCGCTGTCGTCGGACTAACGCTTAACCTGACCACAGGTTTTATTGTAAACAGGGTACCGGCTGTCTGGCTCGTGAACGCCACAACTCTGCTGTCATCAGGCTCGCCACTTCTCATGGCTCTGATGAAGCCTGGATGGTCTTATTGGACTGGCGCCTTCCTTGCCCAGATTCTTCTACCGTTTTCCTTTGATATCCTCTTTACTGTCGGGCATCTCATAATTACTGAAGCATTTCCCCGTGAAAGCCAATCTCGGGCAGGTGCTGTTTTTCATACAGCTGCGCAGTTTGGGAACGCCGTGGGTTTAGCTACGACCCAAGCGGTTTCGGCTTTATTCACGAAGAAGCATGCCCACCTGGAATATTCGGAGGCGcttgtgacgg agtcgtag
- a CDS encoding uncharacterized protein (MEROPS:MER0017177~BUSCO:35890at5125), whose protein sequence is MADKLGIHDPRVTWHTATVRHKSYHYMRADPENEPLATIFLLHGFPDLAFGWRYQIPCLQSQGYQVIAPDMLDFGRTNVSCQLSLYGLRNIAEDVRDLADLVAKDKKIILGGHDWGAAVVWRTALWFPDLVQGIFSVGTPFIPPSQIYRSLDDVAQSEDMKNLRYQLQFRGTQIDEEITEETKVRQFLNAMFGGTGPHDEVGFDASTGIIFHNLSKLNRSHLLSDAELEYYVSRYFQNGKSKVEGPLRWYRTQAQNYLDELRLLLKPVKFSMPALFLAATHDETLPTNLTEEMDRYFESLTCKEIDGSRWILWESPAVVNEQILTWLKMMVV, encoded by the coding sequence ATGGCTGATAAGCTTGGAATCCATGATCCTAGAGTAACATGGCACACAGCAACAGTTCGACACAAATCCTACCATTACATGAGGGCTGACCCGGAGAATGAGCCACTGGCGACAATTTTCCTTCTGCATGGGTTTCCTGATTTAGCTTTTGGCTGGCGGTATCAGATTCCTTGTTTGCAATCTCAAGGATATCAGGTCATCGCACCAGACATGCTAGACTTTGGTAGAACCAACGTATCTTGCCAGCTCAGCTTGTACGGTTTAAGAAACATTGCTGAGGATGTCAGAGACCTGGCAGACCTTGTcgccaaagacaaaaagatcaTCCTCGGTGGACACGACTGGGGCGCCGCGGTGGTTTGGCGTACAGCTCTGTGGTTTCCGGACCTGGTTCAGGGTATTTTCAGCGTCGGCACACCGTTCATCCCGCCTTCACAAATCTATCGTTCGCTGGATGACGTCGCGCAGAGTGAGGATATGAAGAACTTGAGATACCAACTGCAATTTCGGGGCACGCAGATCGACGAAGAGATAACAGAAGAAACAAAGGTCCGACAGTTTCTGAATGCCATGTTTGGCGGGACGGGCCCTCATGACGAAGTCGGCTTCGATGCATCGACGGGAATCATATTCCATAATTTATCCAAACTGAACCGATCCCATCTGTTGTCTGATGCCGAGCTGGAGTATTATGTCTCTCGTTATTTCCAGAATGGAAAATCTAAAGTGGAAGGGCCCCTTCGCTGGTATCGAACACAGGCACAAAATTATCTCGATGAGTTACGACTCTTACTGAAGCCCGTCAAATTCTCAATGCCAGCGCTATTTCTGGCTGCCACTCATGACGAAACTTTGCCGACGAACCTGACCGAGGAAATGGATCGATACTTCGAGAGCTTGACGTGTAAGGAGATAGATGGGTCTCGCTGGATATTATGGGAATCGCCTGCTGTTGTCAACGAACAGATACTAACGTGGCTGAAGATGATGGTGGTGTAG
- the CHIT46 gene encoding Endochitinase 46 (CAZy:GH18), giving the protein MCYSRKIRGWTWSTNFATTAASAAGRSIFAKSAVTLVKDWGFDGVDIDWEYPATDEDASNMILLLEAVRAELDAYAAEHAPGYHFQLTIAAPAGSSHYSKLHLADLGAKVDYINLMAYDYAGSWSPVAGHNANLYANTDLPQSTPFNTDDAVKAYLEAGVPARKLVLGMLVYGRSFLGSSGMGEPHSGVGLANKALGSWEDGVWDYKALSK; this is encoded by the exons ATGTGCT ATTCACGGAAGATAC GCGGTTGGACTTGGTCTACAAACTTTGCCACTACTGCAGCTAGTGCCGCCGGCAGATCTATTTTTGCCAAGTCAGCAGTGACTCTTGTGAAAGACTGGGGCTTCGACGGCGTCGACATTGACTGGGAGTACCCAGCTACTGATGAGGATGCCTCTAATATGATACTcctccttgaggcggttcgaGCCGAGCTCGATGCATACGCTGCTGAACACGCACCGGGCTATCACTTCCAACTTACCATCGCCGCCCCTGCAGGCTCCAGCCACTACAGCAAGTTACACCTAGCGGATCTTGGCGCTAAGGTCGACTACATCAATCTCATGGCCTACGACTATGCTGGATCGTGGAGTCCTGTGGCTGGTCACAACGCCAATCTCTATGCGAACACGGATCTCCCCCAGTCTACCCCCTTCAATACGGATGACGCTGTCAAAGCTTACCTTGAGGCCGGGGTTCCTGCCCGTAAACTTGTCCTCGGCATGCTTGTATACGGTCGATCCTTTCTCGGTTCATCTGGCATGGGGGAGCCACACTCCGGCGTGGGACTTGCCAATAAAGCACTCGGCAGCTGGGAGGATGGCGTTTGGGACTACAAGGCATTGTCCAAGTAG